A stretch of the Brevundimonas sp. MF30-B genome encodes the following:
- a CDS encoding TonB-dependent receptor, with amino-acid sequence MNRLVKTALMAGAAWTALGGVAAAQSAPSDQQATTVGDIIVTARRTEESLQRTPLAISAFSGETLARQGVQQVTDIQGAVPNLNIVQGRGSSNATNIYIRGVGQPDALQTFDPAVGVYVDDVYYSRIRGTQFDLLDLERVEILRGPQGTLYGKNTIGGAMKLVSRRPDDQFRARASVSGGNYDLIDVQGAVSGPIAEGLALGLSALHSERGGYVTDPVTGAEYNDKNTSAVRAALAWDPSALVRVDLTADYSKDDAGLTVGQAQNSLTFLAGGVALPIASPPPTYDFRTRTTPGLPNETRLETWGTSARIAVDMTDALTLRSITAYRELKTDDYIDFDATQLEIADALVAVDQSQFSQEFQLTYDNGGPLTAVGGVYFLREHVSSHQESYNDDLLGPAFGNSGFLRTIDDNLKTSSRAMYANVSYAVTDALRLSAGVRGTEEKKDYFRTTSTFYSLLPAFNATYVFEPGLGRYDDTSIMLSADYQVTPDALVYARYAQGFKSGGFNGRANSAAESTQYQPETADTYEIGAKTTWLDGRLRLNGAVFHTQYEDFQARVAGLDVDPVTGLPAPVLSVLNAGELKIQGAELEAVLAVNPNFTLDAQVGYLDAEYKEFADDRFTSFGGSRAFQDPAFSPKWTARYGAQYVFDLAGGANVTLGAAAKFRSRMALAVDNTAVNSNVPLESMYQDSYWLYDARVVWNDASDRYSVGLYGQNLSDEVYKTDAQEFSSIGSIRTAYYGAPRTWMVKLTARY; translated from the coding sequence ATGAACAGACTTGTGAAGACCGCCCTTATGGCGGGCGCGGCCTGGACCGCGCTTGGCGGCGTGGCTGCGGCTCAGAGCGCACCGTCCGACCAACAGGCGACGACCGTCGGCGACATCATCGTCACCGCGCGCCGCACCGAGGAATCCCTGCAACGCACGCCTCTGGCGATCAGCGCCTTCTCTGGCGAGACCCTGGCGCGTCAGGGTGTGCAGCAGGTCACCGACATTCAGGGCGCGGTGCCGAATCTGAACATCGTTCAGGGCCGGGGCTCGTCGAACGCCACCAACATCTACATCCGCGGCGTGGGTCAGCCAGACGCGCTTCAGACCTTCGACCCGGCGGTCGGCGTCTATGTGGACGACGTCTACTACAGCCGCATCCGGGGCACCCAGTTCGACCTGCTGGACCTGGAGCGCGTCGAAATCCTGCGCGGACCGCAGGGCACGCTGTACGGCAAGAACACCATCGGCGGCGCCATGAAGCTGGTCTCGCGCCGGCCGGACGATCAGTTCCGCGCCCGCGCTTCGGTCAGCGGCGGAAACTATGACCTGATCGACGTGCAGGGCGCTGTCTCGGGCCCCATCGCCGAGGGCCTGGCCCTGGGTTTGTCGGCGCTGCACTCCGAACGGGGCGGCTATGTCACCGATCCGGTGACCGGCGCGGAATACAACGACAAGAACACCAGCGCCGTGCGCGCGGCCCTGGCCTGGGATCCTTCGGCCCTCGTGCGGGTGGATCTGACCGCCGACTACTCCAAGGACGACGCCGGCCTGACGGTCGGCCAGGCGCAGAACAGCCTGACCTTCCTGGCCGGCGGCGTCGCCCTGCCGATCGCCAGCCCGCCGCCGACCTATGATTTCCGCACGCGCACCACGCCGGGCCTGCCCAACGAGACGCGCCTGGAGACCTGGGGAACCTCGGCCCGCATCGCGGTCGACATGACCGACGCCCTGACCCTGCGGTCGATCACGGCCTATCGCGAGCTGAAGACGGACGACTACATCGACTTCGACGCAACCCAGCTCGAAATCGCGGACGCCCTGGTCGCGGTCGACCAGAGCCAGTTCAGCCAGGAGTTCCAGCTCACCTACGACAACGGCGGTCCGCTGACGGCTGTCGGCGGAGTCTACTTCCTGCGCGAGCACGTCTCGTCGCACCAGGAGAGCTACAACGACGATCTGCTGGGGCCGGCCTTCGGCAACTCGGGCTTCCTGCGGACCATCGACGACAATCTCAAGACCTCGTCGCGGGCCATGTACGCCAACGTCTCCTACGCGGTCACCGACGCTCTGCGCCTGTCGGCCGGTGTGCGCGGCACCGAGGAGAAGAAGGACTACTTCCGCACGACGTCGACCTTCTACAGCCTGCTGCCGGCCTTCAACGCCACCTACGTCTTCGAGCCGGGCCTGGGTCGATACGACGACACCTCGATCATGCTGTCGGCGGACTATCAGGTGACGCCCGACGCGCTGGTCTACGCTCGCTATGCGCAGGGCTTCAAATCGGGGGGCTTCAACGGCCGGGCCAACAGCGCGGCGGAATCGACCCAGTATCAACCGGAAACGGCCGACACCTACGAGATCGGCGCCAAGACCACCTGGCTGGACGGTCGTCTGCGTCTGAACGGCGCGGTGTTCCATACGCAGTACGAAGACTTCCAGGCGCGCGTTGCGGGGCTGGACGTCGACCCGGTCACCGGCCTGCCGGCCCCGGTTCTGAGCGTGCTCAACGCGGGCGAGCTGAAGATCCAGGGCGCCGAGCTCGAGGCGGTCCTGGCGGTGAACCCGAACTTCACCCTGGACGCCCAGGTCGGTTATCTGGACGCCGAGTACAAGGAGTTCGCCGACGATCGCTTCACCAGCTTCGGCGGCAGCCGCGCCTTCCAGGACCCGGCCTTCTCGCCCAAGTGGACGGCGCGCTACGGCGCTCAGTATGTCTTCGACTTGGCTGGCGGGGCGAACGTGACCTTGGGCGCCGCGGCCAAGTTCCGCTCGCGCATGGCCCTGGCGGTCGACAACACGGCGGTGAACTCCAACGTGCCGTTGGAGAGCATGTATCAGGACAGCTACTGGCTCTATGACGCCCGCGTGGTCTGGAACGACGCCTCGGACCGCTATTCGGTCGGCCTCTACGGTCAGAACCTGTCGGACGAGGTCTACAAGACCGACGCTCAGGAATTCTCGTCCATCGGCAGCATCCGGACCGCCTATTACGGTGCGCCGCGGACGTGGATGGTCAAGCTGACCGCGCGGTACTGA
- the sucD gene encoding succinate--CoA ligase subunit alpha: MSILVDKNTKILVQGLTGKTGSFHTEQALAYYGTQMVGGIHPAKGGQTWTGSHGESLPIFASVAEGRDATGADATVIYVPPAGAADAIIEAIEAEIPFITCITEGIPVMDMVRVKARLDRSNSRLLGPNCPGVLTPEECKIGIMPGSIFKKGSVGIVSRSGTLTYEAVFQTTNEGLGQTTAVGIGGDPVKGTEFIDMLEMFLADDATESIIMIGEIGGAAEEDAAQFLIDEAKKGRRKPMAGFIAGRTAPEGRTMGHAGAVVSGGKGDAGSKIEAMEAAGIKVSPSPARLGKTLVEVLKG, encoded by the coding sequence ATGTCCATTCTGGTCGACAAGAACACCAAGATCCTGGTCCAGGGCCTGACCGGCAAGACCGGCAGCTTCCACACCGAACAGGCGCTGGCCTACTACGGCACCCAGATGGTCGGCGGCATCCATCCGGCCAAGGGCGGCCAGACCTGGACGGGTTCGCACGGCGAGAGCCTGCCGATCTTCGCCTCGGTGGCCGAAGGCCGCGACGCGACCGGCGCCGACGCGACCGTGATCTACGTCCCGCCGGCGGGCGCCGCCGACGCCATCATCGAGGCCATCGAGGCCGAAATCCCCTTCATCACCTGCATCACCGAGGGCATCCCGGTCATGGACATGGTGCGGGTCAAGGCGCGGCTGGACCGCTCCAACTCGCGCCTGCTGGGCCCCAACTGCCCCGGCGTGCTGACGCCCGAAGAGTGCAAGATCGGCATCATGCCGGGCTCCATCTTCAAGAAGGGCTCGGTCGGCATCGTCTCGCGCTCGGGCACCCTGACCTATGAGGCGGTGTTCCAGACCACCAATGAGGGCCTGGGCCAGACCACGGCCGTCGGCATCGGCGGCGACCCGGTGAAGGGCACCGAGTTCATCGACATGCTGGAGATGTTCCTGGCCGACGACGCCACGGAATCCATCATCATGATCGGCGAGATCGGCGGCGCGGCCGAGGAAGACGCCGCCCAGTTCCTGATCGACGAGGCCAAGAAGGGCCGCAGGAAGCCGATGGCCGGCTTCATCGCGGGCCGCACGGCTCCGGAAGGCCGCACCATGGGCCACGCCGGCGCTGTCGTCTCGGGCGGCAAGGGCGATGCGGGCTCCAAGATCGAAGCCATGGAGGCTGCCGGCATCAAGGTCTCGCCTTCGCCGGCGCGCCTGGGCAAGACACTGGTCGAAGTGCTGAAGGGTTAA
- a CDS encoding HAD family hydrolase: MALLKTALIYDFDGTLARGNMQEVTFIPSVGMSIGDFWGAADALTRDADGDNILMYMQLMLARARENGAPITRKTLHEHGQDVKLFDGLKWDLTGKGWFERIDAIGREYGLEIEHYIISAGLEEMIDGCPIRDAFRHVFASKFVYDENGVAIWPAVGVNYTTKTQYLFRINKGVLNHWEHERINRFMADDDRPVPFERMIFLGDGDTDVPTMKMMHTKGGFSIAVYDPRNSARDQEKIYGLISEDRVNFVAAADYREGSALDLIVKGLIGRIAINAGTMRAID, encoded by the coding sequence ATGGCCCTTTTGAAGACCGCCCTCATCTACGACTTCGACGGCACGCTGGCGCGCGGCAATATGCAGGAAGTCACCTTCATCCCTTCGGTGGGCATGAGCATCGGCGACTTCTGGGGCGCGGCGGACGCCCTGACCCGCGACGCCGACGGCGACAACATCTTGATGTACATGCAGCTGATGCTGGCCCGCGCCCGCGAGAACGGCGCGCCCATCACCCGCAAGACGCTGCATGAGCACGGCCAGGACGTGAAGCTGTTCGACGGGCTGAAGTGGGACCTGACGGGCAAGGGCTGGTTCGAGCGCATCGACGCCATCGGCCGCGAATACGGGCTGGAGATCGAGCACTACATCATCTCCGCCGGCCTGGAGGAGATGATCGACGGCTGCCCGATCCGCGACGCCTTCCGCCACGTCTTCGCGTCCAAGTTCGTCTATGACGAGAACGGCGTGGCCATCTGGCCGGCGGTCGGGGTGAACTACACCACCAAGACCCAGTATCTGTTCCGCATCAACAAGGGCGTGCTGAACCACTGGGAGCACGAGCGGATCAACCGCTTCATGGCCGACGATGACCGGCCGGTGCCGTTCGAGCGGATGATCTTCCTGGGCGACGGCGACACCGACGTCCCGACCATGAAGATGATGCACACGAAGGGCGGCTTCTCGATCGCCGTCTACGATCCGCGCAACAGCGCGCGCGACCAGGAGAAGATCTACGGCCTGATCTCCGAGGACCGGGTGAACTTCGTCGCGGCCGCCGACTACCGCGAGGGCTCGGCGCTGGACCTGATCGTCAAGGGCCTGATCGGCCGCATCGCCATCAACGCCGGGACGATGCGCGCCATCGACTGA
- the sucC gene encoding ADP-forming succinate--CoA ligase subunit beta: protein MNIHEYQAKQVLKGFGAPVAAGVPITSADEAEAAAKQLPGPLYVVKSQIHAGGRGKGKFKELGADAKGGVRLAFSIEEAVAHAKEMLGNTLVTAQTGPAGKQVNRLYIEDGADIARELYLSLLVDRSVGRVAFVVSTEGGMDIETVAHDTPEKIHTIAIDPEAGVTDADVAAISKALELTGDAAEDAKSLFPALYKAFVEKDMAMLEINPLIVMENGRLRVLDAKVSFDGNALFRHEDIRALRDETEEDAKEIEASKWDLAYVALDGNIGCMVNGAGLAMATMDIIKLYGKEPANFCDVGGGASKEKVAAAFKIITADPKVEGILVNIFGGIMKCDVIAEGVVAAVKEVGLKVPLVVRLEGTNVELGKKILNESGLAITAADDLDDAAQKIVAAVA from the coding sequence ATGAACATTCACGAATATCAGGCCAAACAGGTCCTCAAGGGCTTCGGCGCGCCGGTCGCGGCGGGCGTTCCGATCACCTCGGCCGACGAGGCCGAGGCGGCGGCGAAGCAACTGCCTGGCCCGCTCTATGTCGTGAAGTCGCAGATCCACGCCGGCGGACGCGGCAAGGGCAAGTTCAAGGAACTGGGCGCCGACGCCAAGGGCGGCGTGCGTCTGGCCTTCTCGATCGAGGAAGCCGTAGCCCACGCGAAGGAGATGCTGGGCAACACCCTGGTCACCGCCCAGACCGGCCCGGCCGGCAAGCAGGTCAACCGCCTGTACATCGAAGACGGCGCCGACATCGCCCGTGAACTGTACCTGTCGCTGCTGGTCGACCGTTCGGTCGGCCGCGTGGCCTTCGTCGTCTCCACCGAAGGCGGCATGGACATCGAGACGGTCGCCCACGACACGCCCGAGAAGATCCACACCATCGCCATCGACCCGGAAGCCGGCGTGACCGACGCCGACGTGGCCGCCATCTCCAAGGCGCTGGAGCTGACCGGCGACGCCGCCGAGGACGCCAAGTCCCTGTTCCCGGCGCTCTACAAGGCCTTCGTCGAGAAGGACATGGCCATGCTGGAGATCAACCCGCTGATCGTCATGGAGAACGGCCGCCTGCGCGTGCTGGACGCCAAGGTCAGCTTCGACGGCAACGCCCTGTTCCGCCACGAGGACATCCGCGCCCTGCGCGACGAGACCGAAGAAGACGCCAAGGAGATCGAGGCCTCCAAGTGGGACCTCGCCTATGTCGCCCTGGACGGCAACATCGGCTGCATGGTCAACGGCGCGGGCCTGGCCATGGCGACGATGGACATCATCAAGCTGTACGGCAAGGAGCCGGCCAACTTCTGCGACGTCGGCGGCGGCGCGTCCAAGGAGAAGGTCGCTGCGGCCTTCAAGATCATCACCGCCGACCCCAAGGTCGAGGGCATCCTGGTCAACATCTTCGGCGGCATCATGAAGTGTGACGTCATCGCCGAAGGCGTGGTCGCCGCCGTCAAGGAAGTGGGCCTGAAGGTGCCGCTGGTCGTCCGCCTGGAAGGCACCAATGTCGAGCTGGGAAAGAAGATCCTGAACGAGTCGGGCCTGGCCATCACCGCCGCCGACGACCTGGACGACGCCGCCCAGAAGATCGTCGCGGCGGTCGCCTAA
- a CDS encoding MFS transporter translates to MTAASATPPDTAPASPGYRFYVLGILILVYMLNFLDRQIIGILAAPLKAEFGLSDSQFGLLGGIAFASVYSTLAIPLAALADRASRVWIMTGALAVWSGFTALCGVAGSFGQLFLFRMGVGVGEAGGVAPAYSLIADYFPPRQRARALAAFAFGIPLGTAAGTLVGGLLAATYGWRTAFIVVGLIGLLVAPILRLTVRDPKRGGSDAPKVIQPAAPVDAAPVAAQPPVTVSDRVGRIASRIMLGLGAGCLVLAALAQFAGLGLNPLVAGFGGLLAIVIGISLHVARVTASVVIPKKSFWLLALGAASSSVCGYGVAGWLPLFFMRSFDLTLAQTSWYYAGIALIGGLVGIWMGGMIADKLASRGKGAYPLTPAIAFLISAPCFILAMNSPWLIGLVLPGGGSQAQQLTLAFLIFLIPTGLNLAWLGPITAAIQHIAPAPMRSTASALFLLINNLLGIAVGFYYFGWMSDLLAPRFGDESLRWAIYTGMGFYVLASMLLIGASRTLKKDWVD, encoded by the coding sequence ATGACCGCCGCCTCCGCGACCCCGCCCGATACGGCTCCGGCCTCGCCCGGCTATCGCTTCTACGTGCTGGGGATCCTGATCCTCGTCTACATGCTGAACTTTCTGGATCGGCAGATCATCGGCATCCTGGCCGCGCCGCTGAAGGCGGAGTTCGGACTTTCGGACAGCCAGTTCGGCCTGTTGGGCGGGATCGCCTTTGCCTCGGTCTATTCAACCCTGGCCATTCCGCTGGCGGCCCTGGCGGACCGGGCCAGTCGTGTGTGGATCATGACGGGCGCCCTGGCGGTCTGGTCCGGCTTCACCGCCCTGTGCGGCGTGGCGGGCTCGTTCGGCCAGCTGTTCCTGTTCCGAATGGGCGTGGGCGTGGGCGAGGCCGGCGGCGTGGCCCCGGCCTATTCGCTGATCGCCGACTATTTCCCGCCGAGGCAGCGCGCGCGAGCGCTGGCGGCGTTCGCCTTCGGCATTCCGCTGGGCACCGCCGCCGGCACCCTGGTAGGCGGCCTGCTGGCCGCGACCTACGGCTGGCGAACCGCCTTCATCGTCGTCGGCCTGATCGGCCTGCTGGTGGCGCCCATCCTGCGCCTGACCGTGCGCGATCCCAAGCGGGGCGGATCGGACGCGCCCAAGGTGATTCAGCCCGCCGCGCCCGTGGACGCCGCGCCGGTGGCGGCCCAGCCGCCCGTGACCGTTTCGGACCGCGTCGGCCGCATCGCCTCGCGCATCATGCTGGGCCTGGGTGCGGGCTGCCTCGTCCTGGCGGCGCTGGCGCAGTTCGCAGGCCTGGGGCTGAACCCGCTGGTCGCCGGCTTCGGCGGCCTGCTGGCCATCGTCATCGGCATATCGCTGCACGTCGCCCGTGTGACCGCCTCGGTGGTCATTCCCAAGAAGAGCTTCTGGCTGCTGGCTCTGGGCGCCGCCTCTTCGTCGGTGTGCGGCTATGGCGTGGCCGGCTGGCTGCCGCTGTTCTTCATGCGCAGCTTCGACCTGACCCTGGCCCAGACCAGCTGGTACTACGCCGGCATCGCCCTGATCGGCGGCCTGGTCGGCATCTGGATGGGCGGCATGATCGCCGACAAGCTGGCCAGCCGCGGCAAGGGCGCCTATCCGCTGACGCCCGCCATCGCCTTCCTGATCTCGGCGCCCTGTTTCATTCTGGCCATGAACTCGCCCTGGCTGATCGGCCTGGTCCTGCCGGGCGGTGGGTCGCAGGCGCAACAGCTGACGCTGGCCTTCCTGATCTTCCTGATCCCGACCGGGCTGAACCTGGCGTGGCTGGGACCGATCACGGCGGCGATCCAGCACATCGCGCCGGCGCCCATGCGTTCGACCGCCTCGGCCCTGTTCCTGCTGATCAACAACCTGCTGGGGATCGCGGTCGGCTTCTACTACTTCGGCTGGATGAGCGACCTGCTGGCGCCCCGCTTCGGCGACGAGAGCCTGCGCTGGGCGATCTACACCGGCATGGGCTTCTACGTGCTGGCGTCGATGCTGCTGATCGGCGCGTCACGCACTCTGAAGAAGGATTGGGTCGACTAA
- a CDS encoding metallopeptidase family protein: protein MSSADTAFAWSDQTAPSLEDFARLAEQAFAELPEAFRSLAGEVVIRIDDFADEATLSGMGIEDPFELTGLYHGVDLSSREGLGPAPEPSRVFLYRRPILDEWCERGDVGLAEIVAHVLIHEIGHHFGLSDDRIDLIEALD, encoded by the coding sequence ATGAGCAGCGCCGACACCGCCTTCGCCTGGTCCGATCAGACAGCCCCCTCGCTCGAGGACTTCGCCCGCCTGGCGGAACAGGCCTTCGCCGAACTGCCCGAGGCGTTCCGCAGCCTGGCCGGCGAAGTGGTCATCCGCATCGACGATTTCGCCGACGAGGCCACGCTTTCAGGAATGGGGATCGAGGACCCGTTCGAACTGACCGGCCTTTATCACGGCGTAGACCTGTCCAGCCGCGAAGGCCTTGGGCCGGCGCCGGAACCATCGCGCGTGTTCCTGTATCGTCGGCCGATTCTGGATGAATGGTGCGAGCGCGGCGATGTCGGCCTGGCCGAGATCGTCGCCCATGTGCTGATCCACGAGATCGGTCATCACTTCGGCCTGTCCGACGACCGGATCGACCTGATCGAAGCGCTGGATTGA
- a CDS encoding ATP-binding protein codes for MAEAEIAYAATAGAAGLALAVSAWAWRLRARLAAREAAVTILDNDRRRDLFERDAALCAFDDVRLPMKADGRPGEALGSPDVLAAACRDLIPGAAHLGGDGLLARLEQAHPERLRGLALEGRPFDALVEGHSQAWRIEGRAIGGAAWLRLSPLSVGTETAVESGLGALAEASPAPTWVLDQAGRLAWANRAWLEETGCPSLEAALEQGASFDRAADALALEAQRLGVRQEGFRWTTGGGRRRAWRIVVEPAAGPSGAVIAFALDVTEAEETRDTLRRHVEAHDETLNHLADAVAIFGPARRLAFHNTAFQTLFDIDPAWLDERPTHAELLDRLRQRRLLPEVIDYAGWKANELEFYGAAEAAPDDSWSLPDGRTLRVVRQPHPLGGVLLIFSDITDELQLRSRFNAQLQVQTATLDKLNDAVAVFGSDGRMRLHNEAFEAFWGVPAERLTAASDFDAVAALCEPVLPDPSLWLGLKARVADPDPESRVPISGEGRTADGRFAAWQTRPLPDGATLVAFSDVTARRALEQALAQREAALQESQALKREFVGSVSYELRTPLTTIVGYSELLETMGDLPERSRQHAGAIRIAASQLARSIDDVLDMSQIDAGEMELTLGDVRVCDLLDEAAEKVRARVEGRGATLTVSCPPDLSPIRADARRIGQAIDHLLENAARAVAEGGEVTLSAERGASEARIRIADTGRGIPYHLQPHVFDRFVRRERGGPGVGLALVKALVELHGGWAEVESEPGKGAAFILHLPLQAAGAAAAPELQLN; via the coding sequence ATGGCCGAAGCCGAGATCGCCTATGCCGCCACGGCCGGCGCCGCCGGCTTGGCCCTGGCCGTCAGCGCCTGGGCCTGGCGGCTGCGCGCCCGGCTGGCGGCGCGCGAGGCCGCTGTGACGATTCTGGACAATGACCGCCGCCGCGACCTGTTCGAGCGGGACGCGGCCTTGTGCGCCTTCGACGACGTGCGGCTGCCGATGAAAGCGGACGGCCGTCCGGGTGAGGCGCTGGGTTCGCCGGACGTGTTGGCCGCCGCCTGCCGCGATCTGATCCCCGGGGCAGCGCATCTCGGCGGCGATGGCCTGCTGGCGCGGCTGGAACAGGCCCATCCCGAACGACTGCGTGGCCTGGCGCTTGAGGGTCGGCCGTTCGACGCTCTTGTGGAGGGTCACTCGCAGGCCTGGCGGATCGAGGGGCGTGCGATCGGCGGCGCGGCCTGGCTGCGCCTCAGCCCCCTGTCGGTCGGCACGGAAACGGCGGTCGAAAGCGGTCTGGGCGCTCTGGCGGAAGCGTCTCCCGCGCCGACCTGGGTGCTGGACCAGGCTGGGCGGCTGGCCTGGGCCAACCGCGCGTGGCTGGAGGAGACGGGTTGCCCCAGCCTGGAGGCCGCGCTGGAGCAGGGGGCCAGCTTCGACCGCGCCGCCGACGCTCTCGCCCTCGAAGCACAGCGCCTGGGCGTGCGCCAGGAGGGCTTTCGCTGGACCACCGGCGGCGGCCGGCGCCGCGCCTGGCGCATCGTGGTCGAGCCTGCGGCTGGGCCGTCCGGCGCCGTCATCGCCTTCGCCCTGGATGTGACCGAGGCCGAAGAGACGCGCGACACCCTGCGCCGCCATGTCGAGGCGCATGACGAGACGCTGAACCATCTCGCCGACGCCGTGGCCATCTTCGGGCCGGCCCGGCGACTGGCCTTCCACAACACCGCCTTCCAGACCCTGTTCGACATCGACCCGGCCTGGCTGGACGAGCGGCCGACCCACGCCGAGCTGCTGGACCGGTTGCGCCAGCGCCGCCTGCTGCCCGAAGTCATCGACTATGCCGGGTGGAAGGCCAATGAGCTGGAGTTCTACGGCGCCGCCGAGGCCGCGCCGGACGACAGTTGGTCGCTGCCCGACGGCCGGACCCTGCGGGTCGTGCGCCAGCCACATCCGCTGGGCGGCGTACTGCTGATCTTCTCTGACATCACCGACGAGTTACAGCTGCGCAGCCGTTTCAACGCCCAGCTTCAGGTCCAGACCGCGACGCTCGACAAGCTGAATGACGCCGTGGCTGTGTTCGGCTCCGATGGGCGGATGCGGCTGCACAACGAGGCGTTCGAGGCCTTCTGGGGCGTGCCGGCCGAACGGCTGACCGCCGCCTCGGACTTCGACGCCGTGGCCGCCCTGTGCGAGCCGGTCCTGCCCGATCCCAGCCTGTGGCTGGGGCTCAAGGCGCGCGTGGCCGACCCCGATCCGGAAAGCCGCGTGCCGATCTCGGGCGAGGGGCGCACCGCCGACGGACGTTTCGCCGCCTGGCAGACCCGGCCGCTGCCGGACGGCGCGACCCTGGTGGCCTTTTCCGACGTCACCGCCCGTCGCGCCCTGGAGCAGGCCTTGGCCCAGCGCGAGGCGGCGCTGCAGGAAAGCCAGGCGCTGAAGCGCGAGTTCGTCGGCTCGGTCAGCTACGAGCTGCGCACGCCGCTGACCACCATCGTCGGCTATTCCGAACTGCTCGAGACCATGGGCGACCTGCCCGAACGCAGTCGCCAGCACGCCGGCGCCATCCGCATCGCCGCCAGCCAGCTGGCCCGTTCCATCGACGATGTGCTGGATATGAGCCAGATCGACGCCGGGGAGATGGAGCTGACGCTGGGCGATGTGCGGGTCTGCGACCTGCTGGACGAGGCGGCCGAAAAGGTGCGCGCGCGCGTCGAGGGCCGGGGCGCGACCCTGACCGTCAGCTGCCCGCCCGACCTCAGCCCGATCCGCGCCGACGCCCGCCGCATAGGGCAGGCCATCGACCATCTGCTGGAAAACGCCGCTCGCGCCGTCGCCGAAGGGGGCGAGGTCACGCTGAGCGCCGAGCGTGGCGCGTCGGAGGCCCGCATCCGCATCGCCGACACCGGTCGCGGCATCCCCTATCACCTGCAGCCCCACGTCTTCGACCGGTTCGTGCGGCGCGAGCGCGGCGGGCCGGGCGTGGGTCTGGCCCTGGTCAAGGCCCTGGTCGAGCTGCACGGCGGCTGGGCCGAGGTGGAAAGCGAGCCGGGAAAGGGCGCCGCCTTCATCCTTCACCTGCCGTTGCAGGCGGCGGGCGCCGCCGCCGCGCCAGAGCTTCAGCTGAACTGA